Proteins encoded together in one Caminicella sporogenes DSM 14501 window:
- a CDS encoding phage/plasmid primase, P4 family, translating to MEILKGYIKTKGKKPIESYRNKTSFYSYDHIRKMNSDFAGILQDGMVQIDIDDEDEAKLVKNIITELNIKSAILKTDRGIHFYFRNTEVKKKQTKLMTPIGVKVDVAVGEQNALVPIKVFGKTRRWLNKIDTVEEIDFLPEWLKPLKKKSIPDFKSLEEGDGRNQALFNYILTLQSEGFSKDTIKNIIKIINQYVLKTPLSDKEVDTILRDEAFLKQTFYIKSKFLHDKFAKFLISEEHIKKINSQLHIYKDRIYKSEPIEIESAMIKHLPELTKTKRNEIYSYLQLIAEDVEPSCEDYNLIAFNNGIYNIKNDTFVDHSPEYIITNKIPWDYNPNAYWKLTDKTLDKISCNDSEIRAVLEELIGYTFYRRNEIGKAFILTGDKLNGKSTFLDMVTNLIGIKNIAALDLKELGKRFKTAELFGKLANIGDDIGDEFIANPSIFKKLVTGERINAEKKGQDPFDFNNYSKLLFSANNIPRVKDKTGAVQRRLLIIPFNARFSPDDPDFKPHIKYELRSRESMEYLILLGIKGLKRVLKNRCFTKSSKVEKELKEYEKTNNPIIGFYEEYEKEIENEITGEVYKKYLEYCLNNNLQPFSHIEFSRQINKRFEFKTTDKKINGKKYRIFVKIN from the coding sequence TTGGAAATTTTAAAAGGATATATTAAGACAAAAGGCAAGAAACCTATAGAGTCTTATCGAAATAAAACATCATTTTATAGCTATGACCATATTAGAAAAATGAATAGTGATTTTGCAGGAATCCTACAAGACGGTATGGTGCAAATTGACATAGACGATGAAGATGAAGCAAAGCTTGTAAAAAACATAATAACAGAATTAAACATCAAAAGCGCCATCTTAAAAACAGATAGAGGTATTCACTTCTATTTTAGAAATACAGAAGTTAAGAAAAAACAAACTAAACTTATGACTCCAATAGGAGTTAAGGTAGATGTTGCAGTAGGAGAACAAAATGCACTAGTACCTATTAAAGTTTTTGGAAAAACCAGAAGGTGGCTTAACAAAATTGATACTGTGGAAGAAATTGATTTTCTACCAGAGTGGTTAAAGCCCCTTAAGAAAAAGAGTATTCCGGATTTTAAATCTCTAGAAGAAGGAGATGGAAGAAACCAGGCTCTCTTTAACTATATTCTCACTCTTCAATCAGAGGGTTTTAGTAAAGATACTATAAAGAATATCATAAAAATTATAAATCAATATGTATTAAAGACACCACTATCAGATAAAGAAGTAGACACTATCCTTAGGGATGAAGCATTTTTAAAGCAGACCTTTTATATAAAATCCAAGTTTTTACACGATAAATTTGCAAAATTTCTAATTAGTGAAGAACACATTAAAAAAATAAACAGTCAGCTCCACATATATAAAGATAGAATTTATAAAAGTGAACCCATAGAAATTGAGTCAGCTATGATTAAACATCTTCCGGAGCTTACAAAAACCAAACGAAATGAGATATATAGCTATTTACAGCTTATAGCAGAAGATGTAGAGCCAAGCTGTGAAGATTATAACTTGATTGCATTTAATAATGGTATATATAACATAAAAAATGATACCTTTGTAGATCATTCTCCTGAATATATTATAACCAATAAAATTCCCTGGGATTATAACCCTAATGCTTACTGGAAATTAACGGATAAAACCTTAGATAAAATTAGCTGTAATGATAGTGAAATCAGGGCAGTGTTAGAAGAACTTATTGGATACACGTTTTACAGGAGAAATGAGATAGGAAAGGCCTTTATTCTTACAGGTGACAAACTAAACGGAAAATCTACATTTCTTGATATGGTTACTAATTTAATCGGCATAAAAAACATAGCTGCACTTGATTTAAAAGAACTGGGGAAAAGATTTAAAACTGCAGAATTATTTGGAAAACTGGCCAACATTGGAGACGATATAGGAGATGAATTTATTGCTAATCCATCTATTTTTAAGAAACTGGTAACAGGAGAAAGGATTAATGCTGAAAAGAAAGGGCAAGACCCTTTTGATTTTAATAACTATTCTAAGCTTTTATTTTCAGCCAACAATATCCCAAGGGTGAAGGATAAAACAGGAGCTGTGCAGAGAAGACTTCTCATTATTCCCTTTAATGCAAGGTTTTCTCCTGATGATCCGGATTTTAAGCCACATATAAAATATGAATTAAGGTCGAGAGAATCTATGGAATATTTGATACTGCTAGGAATTAAAGGACTGAAACGAGTGCTGAAAAACCGCTGTTTTACCAAGTCATCCAAAGTAGAAAAGGAACTAAAAGAGTATGAAAAAACAAATAACCCTATCATTGGGTTTTATGAAGAATATGAAAAAGAAATTGAAAATGAGATAACTGGTGAGGTGTATAAAAAATATTTAGAATACTGTTTAAATAATAACTTACAGCCGTTTAGTCATATTGAATTTTCAAGGCAGATTAATAAAAGATTTGAATTTAAAACCACTGATAAAAAAATAAATGGTAAAAAATATCGAATTTTTGTGAAAATTAACTAG
- a CDS encoding Bro-N domain-containing protein — translation MNEVMKVFKNRDFGEVRSMIINNEPWFVGKDVAEVLVYKEPHKAIARHVDEDDGMKHPIIDNLGRVQEVIVINESGLYALILSSKLPKAKQFKRWITKEVLPTLRKTGSYSMNEKQPSLSELTRFLRLIKEVMVAQNCSDRSIAVTLRHLCKQFEIDLPEEFIKLTDLEERFLQFLYTDEYAYQMSSGDAVQVFLGRKLRETSEETYQRLKNIYYETALKEGWSE, via the coding sequence ATGAATGAAGTGATGAAAGTATTTAAAAATAGAGATTTTGGAGAAGTGAGAAGTATGATCATTAACAATGAACCATGGTTTGTTGGAAAAGATGTAGCTGAAGTTTTAGTTTACAAGGAACCACATAAAGCTATCGCAAGGCACGTTGATGAAGATGACGGGATGAAACATCCCATCATCGATAATTTAGGAAGAGTACAAGAAGTGATAGTGATTAACGAAAGCGGTCTTTATGCTTTAATATTATCTTCAAAACTACCAAAGGCAAAGCAATTTAAAAGATGGATTACTAAAGAGGTACTGCCAACATTACGAAAAACCGGAAGTTATTCTATGAATGAAAAGCAACCGAGTTTAAGCGAATTAACCCGCTTTCTACGCCTTATTAAAGAAGTTATGGTAGCTCAAAATTGCTCTGATAGAAGCATTGCTGTAACATTAAGGCATTTATGTAAGCAATTTGAGATAGACCTTCCAGAGGAGTTTATAAAACTTACAGACCTTGAAGAACGATTTTTGCAATTTCTGTATACTGATGAGTATGCTTATCAGATGTCAAGTGGCGATGCAGTGCAGGTGTTTTTAGGAAGAAAACTTCGTGAAACCAGTGAAGAAACCTATCAAAGGCTTAAAAATATCTACTATGAAACGGCTCTAAAGGAAGGATGGAGTGAATAA
- a CDS encoding DUF669 domain-containing protein, giving the protein MSNNVFAKFDKEFDVKGLKEDLKNISSNSAEYKEVPFGTYEVKIEKLELVESKTGKPMVSCWMRILEGEYKNSMLFMNQVIHTPYGLHMANEFLRSLESCIEVEFESFTQYHNMLLNIHEAIDETYEYAVEYGETKKGFKTFKIVEVFEVE; this is encoded by the coding sequence ATGAGTAATAATGTATTTGCAAAATTCGACAAAGAGTTTGATGTGAAAGGACTAAAAGAGGACCTTAAAAATATCAGTAGTAACAGTGCTGAGTACAAAGAAGTACCCTTTGGTACTTATGAAGTAAAAATTGAAAAGTTAGAGCTTGTAGAATCAAAAACAGGTAAACCTATGGTTAGTTGCTGGATGAGGATTTTAGAAGGAGAATATAAAAACTCTATGCTGTTTATGAATCAAGTTATCCATACGCCCTATGGACTTCATATGGCAAATGAATTTTTAAGGTCTTTAGAGTCTTGTATTGAAGTAGAATTTGAAAGTTTCACCCAGTACCATAATATGCTCCTTAATATCCATGAAGCTATCGATGAAACCTATGAGTATGCAGTGGAGTATGGGGAAACCAAAAAAGGATTTAAGACCTTTAAAATAGTTGAAGTATTCGAGGTTGAGTAG
- a CDS encoding AAA family ATPase: MQFSFSRMECFEKCKFQFYLRYIKGLTTIIPPSADTPLIVGSAMHLGLEKGINDMEKYYYDQYPVINDKHINEMIKLTILVEKALEVINDLTRDKPVIFEYEIDFPEFKGFVDLTIYNKNSTVDIYDFKYSNNIDHYLQSKQLHLYKYFLEKLGFKVKRLGYIFIPKTYIRQKKTEDLYQFRKRLKETLSGMEVKVIEVDYDHQKVEEFFNSCSDIESEKNYEKAPSRLCSWCEFQKYCEEEIDYMLLPKNERREKKIDVNPDMWLYADSYVGKSTFVDKFDDLLFLNTDGNTDNTTSPVVKIADEVTYEGRLKKVKMAWEVFLDAVAELEKKDNTFKRVCIDLVEDLYEHCRLYIYKKLGIDHEQDAGFGKGWDMVRTEFLSAMKRLKSLGYQIIYISKELNSEITLKNGNKITTIKPNINDKVANVLAGTVDLTVRAYIDGKDRYLQLEKKENIFGGGRFEFKESRVRLDKEEFIKALKAAQEGIKTYSKVETPDKTETEETATETPEVKPEKPAKKSRRSRK; the protein is encoded by the coding sequence ATGCAGTTTAGCTTCAGCCGGATGGAGTGCTTTGAAAAATGCAAGTTTCAGTTCTATCTTAGATACATCAAAGGATTAACCACTATTATTCCTCCTAGTGCAGATACTCCACTGATTGTTGGAAGTGCTATGCATCTGGGACTGGAAAAGGGCATTAATGACATGGAGAAATATTATTATGACCAATATCCAGTTATAAACGATAAACACATTAATGAAATGATTAAACTAACAATCCTTGTAGAAAAAGCGTTAGAGGTAATTAATGATTTAACTCGAGATAAACCAGTCATCTTTGAATACGAGATAGATTTTCCTGAATTTAAAGGATTTGTGGATTTAACTATCTATAATAAGAACAGCACAGTAGACATCTATGATTTTAAATACAGTAACAACATCGACCACTACCTTCAGTCAAAGCAATTACATCTATATAAATACTTTTTAGAAAAATTAGGATTTAAAGTAAAAAGGCTAGGTTATATTTTTATCCCTAAAACCTATATCAGGCAGAAGAAAACAGAAGATTTGTATCAGTTTAGAAAGAGACTTAAAGAAACTCTATCTGGTATGGAAGTAAAGGTTATAGAAGTAGACTATGACCACCAGAAGGTTGAGGAGTTCTTTAATAGCTGTTCTGATATTGAAAGTGAAAAAAACTATGAAAAAGCGCCGAGTAGATTATGCTCATGGTGTGAATTTCAAAAATACTGTGAGGAGGAGATTGATTACATGCTACTACCTAAAAATGAAAGGCGAGAAAAGAAAATTGATGTAAACCCTGATATGTGGCTATATGCCGACAGTTATGTTGGAAAATCAACCTTTGTTGATAAGTTTGATGACCTACTGTTTCTAAATACCGATGGAAACACAGATAATACAACATCTCCAGTTGTGAAAATTGCGGATGAAGTGACCTATGAAGGAAGACTTAAAAAAGTAAAGATGGCTTGGGAAGTGTTTCTAGATGCTGTGGCAGAGCTTGAAAAGAAAGATAATACATTCAAAAGAGTATGTATTGATTTAGTTGAGGATTTATATGAACACTGTAGGTTGTATATTTATAAAAAATTAGGAATAGACCACGAACAGGATGCAGGCTTTGGTAAAGGCTGGGATATGGTAAGAACCGAATTTTTATCAGCCATGAAAAGACTTAAAAGCTTAGGATATCAAATTATCTATATTTCAAAAGAACTAAACTCTGAGATAACTCTTAAAAACGGTAATAAAATTACCACAATAAAACCTAACATTAATGACAAAGTAGCAAATGTACTGGCAGGAACAGTAGATTTAACTGTAAGAGCTTATATAGATGGTAAGGACAGATATCTTCAGCTTGAAAAGAAAGAAAATATATTCGGTGGCGGCAGATTTGAGTTTAAAGAATCTAGAGTAAGGTTAGATAAAGAAGAGTTTATTAAAGCTTTAAAAGCAGCCCAGGAAGGAATAAAAACCTATTCAAAAGTAGAAACACCAGATAAAACAGAAACAGAAGAAACAGCTACTGAAACACCTGAAGTAAAACCTGAAAAACCAGCAAAAAAGAGCAGACGCTCTAGAAAATAA
- a CDS encoding VRR-NUC domain-containing protein, with protein MTEKQFQGKVIKFLKSQPNTWFFKVFGGGYQRAGIPDLICCINGVFIAIELKGDNGKPTEIQKMNIRNINAAGGIGVILYPEGFKKFKKLIKEVNSCSLASAGWSALKNASFSSILDTSKD; from the coding sequence ATGACAGAGAAACAGTTTCAAGGAAAAGTAATAAAGTTCTTAAAATCCCAACCCAACACCTGGTTTTTCAAAGTATTTGGAGGAGGATATCAAAGAGCAGGTATACCCGATTTAATCTGCTGCATTAATGGAGTATTTATTGCTATTGAACTTAAAGGAGATAATGGAAAACCTACAGAGATACAGAAGATGAATATTAGAAATATTAATGCTGCTGGTGGTATAGGAGTGATTTTATATCCAGAAGGATTTAAGAAATTTAAAAAACTCATAAAGGAGGTGAATTCATGCAGTTTAGCTTCAGCCGGATGGAGTGCTTTGAAAAATGCAAGTTTCAGTTCTATCTTAGATACATCAAAGGATTAA
- a CDS encoding DEAD/DEAH box helicase, with protein sequence MIKIILYPHQRQVLKETEKINRVAYYLDLGLGKTFVGSEKMKQLNAPYNLVVCQKSKIKDWAEHFRTYYDYEVIIFKNQSIESIPKHSVIIINYDPVWRREQLQKLKDFTLLLDESQYIKNETSNRAKFILGLNPTNVILLSGTPTGGKYEELWSQLKLLGWNISKKLFYKHYTITEKLDMGGFQITVVKGYKNVDRLKEKLKKHGAVFMKSEEVFDLPEQIENMVTVKNTKEYRKFKKDRVITINDETLVGDTSLTKLLYLRQLSSIYNPHKQQALKDLLISTEDRVVVFYNFKKEFEIIKGICEKLEKPVSHINGEGSNLENYKTKFNTVTLVQYQAGASGVNLQRANKTIYYSLPLSSELWMQSKKRIHRIGQSRTCFYYYLITEKSVEEKILKVLKERRDFTLDLFEKVDI encoded by the coding sequence GTGATAAAAATAATTCTATACCCACATCAAAGACAAGTCCTAAAAGAAACTGAAAAAATAAACAGAGTAGCATATTATCTAGACCTTGGGCTTGGGAAGACTTTTGTAGGCTCAGAGAAAATGAAACAGTTAAATGCTCCATACAATTTAGTAGTTTGCCAAAAGTCCAAAATCAAAGACTGGGCTGAGCATTTTAGAACTTACTATGACTATGAAGTAATAATTTTCAAGAATCAATCCATAGAAAGCATTCCGAAGCACAGCGTTATTATAATCAACTACGACCCAGTATGGCGAAGGGAACAATTACAGAAATTAAAAGATTTTACATTACTGCTGGATGAGTCCCAATATATAAAAAATGAGACATCAAATAGGGCTAAATTTATTTTAGGTTTAAATCCAACTAATGTAATTTTACTATCTGGAACACCTACTGGTGGAAAGTATGAGGAATTATGGTCCCAGTTAAAACTCTTAGGTTGGAATATAAGCAAAAAGCTATTTTATAAACACTATACTATTACAGAAAAACTTGATATGGGTGGATTTCAGATTACAGTTGTGAAGGGATATAAAAATGTAGATAGGTTAAAAGAGAAATTGAAAAAACACGGAGCAGTATTTATGAAAAGTGAAGAAGTCTTTGACCTGCCAGAACAGATTGAAAATATGGTAACAGTGAAAAACACCAAGGAGTACAGGAAGTTTAAAAAAGATAGAGTTATTACCATAAATGATGAAACTTTAGTAGGGGATACCTCTTTAACGAAATTATTATATCTAAGACAACTATCATCCATATATAATCCACACAAACAACAGGCACTTAAGGATTTACTTATATCTACAGAAGATAGAGTGGTAGTATTCTACAACTTTAAAAAAGAATTTGAAATTATTAAAGGCATCTGTGAAAAATTAGAAAAGCCTGTATCCCATATCAATGGAGAAGGCAGCAATTTAGAAAATTATAAAACTAAATTCAATACAGTAACACTAGTTCAATACCAAGCAGGAGCTTCAGGTGTGAACCTTCAAAGAGCTAATAAAACTATTTACTACAGCTTACCTTTATCCAGTGAATTATGGATGCAGTCAAAGAAAAGGATACACCGCATAGGCCAAAGCAGGACATGTTTTTACTACTACCTTATAACAGAAAAAAGTGTGGAAGAGAAAATCCTAAAGGTACTTAAGGAAAGAAGGGACTTCACACTAGATTTATTCGAGAAGGTGGACATATGA
- a CDS encoding helix-turn-helix domain-containing protein produces MQINQEIIQKKLQANGWTQNELARRMNISKGTLSNVLSGRRGAGRKVISGLLRVFPEERLENLILNENIKTKESR; encoded by the coding sequence ATGCAAATTAATCAAGAAATAATTCAAAAAAAGTTACAGGCAAATGGCTGGACCCAAAATGAACTTGCAAGAAGGATGAATATTTCTAAGGGAACTCTTAGTAATGTTTTATCCGGTAGACGTGGTGCAGGCAGAAAAGTAATTTCTGGTCTACTTAGAGTATTTCCAGAAGAAAGGCTAGAGAATCTTATTCTAAATGAAAATATAAAAACAAAAGAAAGCAGGTGA
- a CDS encoding Bro-N domain-containing protein, with product MNQLKIFKNTEFGELNILVIEDKEYFPATECARMLGYSNPHKAVINHCRYLTKREVPHPQNINKKIEMNFIPEGDLYRLIVGASSQSKNKEVKEKAERFEKWIFDEVLPSIRKHGIYAADKVIEEMLNNPDTMIKTLQALKEERKKIQELTEKVEEQDKKLQLFRNLQRLNEMLRASDIGMYYGITAKEFNRIMQDAGVIKKVDNNFYGRNSYYVMTAKYSHTRYCQVITDTLKNGMKIKTNVWLPESLEFIDSIMQEYGYKVDI from the coding sequence ATGAACCAATTAAAAATATTTAAAAATACTGAGTTTGGCGAATTGAATATTTTAGTTATTGAAGATAAAGAGTATTTTCCAGCAACTGAGTGTGCTAGAATGCTTGGATATAGTAATCCACATAAAGCTGTTATAAATCACTGTAGGTACCTAACAAAAAGGGAGGTACCACATCCACAAAATATAAATAAAAAAATAGAAATGAATTTTATTCCAGAAGGAGATCTATATCGCTTAATTGTTGGAGCTTCATCTCAAAGCAAAAATAAAGAAGTGAAAGAAAAAGCTGAACGCTTTGAAAAGTGGATATTTGATGAAGTATTGCCTTCAATAAGAAAACACGGAATTTATGCAGCAGATAAGGTAATAGAAGAAATGCTAAATAATCCTGATACTATGATAAAAACACTTCAGGCACTAAAAGAAGAAAGAAAAAAGATACAAGAGCTTACAGAAAAAGTAGAAGAACAGGATAAGAAACTACAACTATTTAGAAATCTTCAGCGTTTAAATGAAATGCTTAGAGCATCTGATATTGGAATGTATTATGGAATAACTGCAAAGGAGTTTAACAGAATAATGCAAGATGCAGGAGTTATTAAAAAGGTTGACAACAATTTCTATGGTCGCAATTCATATTACGTTATGACAGCTAAGTATAGCCATACAAGATACTGTCAAGTTATTACAGATACTTTGAAAAACGGAATGAAGATTAAAACCAATGTATGGCTACCTGAATCCCTTGAATTTATTGATTCCATAATGCAGGAATATGGATATAAGGTTGATATATAA
- a CDS encoding HTH domain-containing protein yields the protein MGPNERRMEIIEVLCRRRQDTMSNLAFEFGVSIRTIKNDIDILSLSYPIETIRGRYGGGVKVADDYYLNRKYLKPEQQELLERLRTNLSGNDLNVMNSILKDFALNY from the coding sequence ATGGGGCCAAATGAAAGGCGAATGGAAATTATAGAAGTTTTATGCAGAAGGCGACAAGATACTATGTCTAACTTAGCCTTTGAGTTTGGTGTTAGTATCAGAACTATTAAAAATGATATTGATATCCTATCGCTTTCTTACCCCATAGAAACAATTCGAGGTCGTTATGGCGGTGGAGTGAAAGTAGCAGATGATTATTATCTTAACAGGAAGTACCTAAAGCCTGAACAACAAGAATTACTGGAAAGACTTAGGACGAACCTGTCTGGTAATGACCTTAATGTGATGAACAGCATCCTCAAGGACTTTGCTCTGAATTACTAA